A single region of the Kwoniella botswanensis chromosome 1, complete sequence genome encodes:
- a CDS encoding 60S acidic ribosomal protein P2 — protein sequence MKYLASYLLLQLGGNASPSAADVKAHLETVGIEAEQERLDKLISELDGKDINELIAEGSSKLASVPSGGAAPSAAAGGASAAAAGGDAAAPAEEKKEEAKEESDDDMGFGLFD from the exons ATGAAGTACCTCGCCtcctacctcctcctccaactCGGTGGTAACGCCTCCCCCTCCGCTGCCGACGTCAAGGCTCACCTCGAGACCGTCGGTATCGAGGCCGAACAAGAGAGACTCGACAAATTGATCTCTGAACTTGACGGTAAAGACATCAACGAG CTCATCGCTGAAGGTTCATCCAAACTCGCTTCCGTCCCATCCGGTGGTGCCGCTCCTTCCGCTGCTGCTGGTGGTGCTTCCGCCGCCGCTGCCGGTGGTGATGCCGCTGCCCCtgctgaggagaagaaagaggaggcTAAGGAGGAGTCCGACGATGACATG GGTTTCGGTCTTTTCGACTAA
- a CDS encoding cyclin-dependent kinase regulatory subunit — protein MEELAERIIYSDRYSDDRFEYRHVILPKAMLKYIPKSYFSPDDSGLLRILEENEWRGIGITQSLGWEHFEVHAPEPHILLFRRPLPAKR, from the exons ATGGAGGAATTGGCAGAGAG GATCATATATTCAGATCGAT ATTCAGATGATAGGTTCGAATATCGACATGTGATACTTCCAAAAGCCATGTTGAAGTACATCCCAAAAAG TTATTTCTCACCGGATGATTCGGGATTATTGAGAATACTCGAAGAGAATGAATGGAGAGGGATAGGGATCACGCAGTCTTTAGGATGGGAACACTTCGAAGTGCATG CACCCGAACCACATATCT TACTGTTCCGACGACCACTC CCCGCTAAGCGATAA